In the Pseudomonas sp. DTU_2021_1001937_2_SI_NGA_ILE_001 genome, one interval contains:
- a CDS encoding YbaB/EbfC family nucleoid-associated protein, producing the protein MMKGGMAGLMKQAQQMQEKMAKMQEELANAEVTGQSGAGLVSVVMTGRHDVKRITLDDSLMQEDKEVLEDLIAAAVNDAVRKIEQSSAEKTASMTAGLQLPPGMKLPF; encoded by the coding sequence ATGATGAAAGGTGGCATGGCTGGCCTGATGAAGCAGGCCCAGCAGATGCAGGAAAAAATGGCCAAGATGCAGGAAGAACTGGCCAATGCCGAAGTCACCGGCCAGTCCGGCGCCGGCCTGGTGAGCGTGGTGATGACCGGTCGTCACGACGTCAAGCGCATCACCCTGGACGACAGCCTGATGCAGGAAGACAAGGAAGTGCTGGAAGACCTGATCGCCGCTGCCGTCAACGACGCAGTGCGCAAGATCGAGCAGTCCAGCGCCGAGAAGACCGCCAGCATGACCGCCGGTCTGCAACTGCCGCCGGGCATGAAGCTGCCGTTCTGA
- a CDS encoding adenine phosphoribosyltransferase encodes MTFDDSLIKSLIRPVVDFPKPGVVFRDITPLFQSPKATRQVVDQFVQRYIDADFNHIGVMDARGFLIGSVVAYELNKPLVLFRKQGKLPADVLAEGYQTEYGQAFLEVHADSLCDGDSVVLFDDLIATGGTLLAAVNLIRRMGAKVHEAAAIIDLPQLGGSQRLNDQQVPTFCLTRYSLDEM; translated from the coding sequence ATGACTTTCGACGATTCCCTCATCAAATCCCTGATCCGCCCCGTGGTGGACTTCCCCAAGCCTGGCGTGGTGTTCCGTGACATCACCCCACTGTTCCAGTCGCCCAAGGCCACGCGCCAGGTCGTCGACCAGTTCGTGCAGCGCTATATCGACGCCGACTTCAACCACATCGGCGTAATGGACGCCCGGGGCTTCCTGATCGGTTCGGTGGTCGCCTACGAACTGAACAAGCCGCTGGTGCTGTTCCGCAAGCAGGGCAAGCTGCCGGCCGACGTGCTGGCCGAGGGTTACCAGACCGAGTACGGCCAGGCGTTCCTGGAAGTGCACGCCGACAGCCTGTGCGACGGCGACAGCGTGGTGCTGTTCGATGACCTGATCGCCACCGGCGGCACCCTGCTCGCCGCCGTCAACCTGATCCGCCGCATGGGCGCCAAGGTCCACGAGGCCGCGGCGATCATCGACCTGCCGCAACTGGGCGGCTCGCAACGCCTCAACGACCAGCAGGTACCGACCTTCTGCCTGACCCGCTACAGCCTCGACGAGATGTAA
- the fnr gene encoding fumarate/nitrate reduction transcriptional regulator Fnr has product MSEPVKMRAHNQAHCKDCSLAPLCLPLSLNLEDMDALDQIVKRGRPLKKGEFLFRQGDTFESVYAVRSGALKTFSISDGGAEQLTGFHLPSELVGMSGMDAEAYPVSAQALETTSVCEIPFERLDELSVQLPQLRRQLMRVMSREIRDDQQMMLLLSKKTADERIATFLVNLSARFRARGFSANHFRLSMSRNEIGNHLGLAVETVSRVFTRFQQNQLIAAEGKEIHILDPIQLCALAGGAMES; this is encoded by the coding sequence ATGTCTGAGCCAGTCAAAATGCGTGCTCACAACCAGGCTCATTGCAAGGACTGCAGTCTCGCCCCGCTTTGCCTGCCCCTCTCCCTCAATCTGGAGGACATGGACGCGCTCGACCAGATCGTCAAGCGCGGCCGCCCGCTGAAAAAGGGCGAATTCCTGTTCCGCCAGGGCGATACCTTCGAGTCGGTCTATGCCGTGCGCTCCGGCGCGCTGAAGACCTTCAGCATCAGCGACGGCGGTGCCGAGCAGCTCACCGGTTTCCACCTGCCCAGCGAGCTGGTGGGCATGTCCGGTATGGATGCCGAGGCCTATCCGGTCTCGGCCCAGGCGCTGGAGACCACATCGGTATGCGAGATTCCCTTCGAACGTCTCGATGAGCTTTCGGTGCAGCTGCCACAACTGCGTCGCCAACTGATGCGGGTGATGAGCCGCGAGATCCGCGACGACCAACAGATGATGCTGCTGCTGTCGAAGAAGACCGCCGACGAACGCATCGCCACCTTCCTGGTGAACCTCTCGGCCCGCTTCCGCGCCCGGGGGTTCTCGGCCAATCATTTCCGCCTGAGCATGTCGCGCAACGAGATCGGCAACCATCTGGGCCTGGCGGTGGAAACCGTGTCGCGGGTGTTCACGCGCTTCCAGCAGAACCAGCTGATCGCCGCCGAAGGCAAGGAAATCCACATTCTCGACCCGATCCAGCTGTGCGCGCTGGCCGGTGGCGCGATGGAAAGCTGA
- a CDS encoding NADP-dependent oxidoreductase, translating into MTQDSVLNQRFVLASRPKGRPTLENFRMERETLPELQGGQVQLRTLYLSLDPYMRGRMSDAPSYAEPVQIGAVMEGGAVSVVEQSLNSHFQPGDLVVGQTGWQTHSVSDGSALFKLPKDLPRPSLALGALGMPGMTAYMGLMDIGKPKAGETLVVAAASGAVGSVVGQVAKLNGLRAVGIAGGPDKCRYVVEELGFDACIDHRSDDFAAQLAEACPQGIDVYYELVGGKVLEAVLPLLNAHARIPLCGVIAQYNADGDFEGPDQLPLMMRTLLTKRVHVQGFIVFEAYGHRRQEFIEAMTPLVTSGKVKFREDVVQGLEAAPEALIGLLEGRNFGKLVVEVSQL; encoded by the coding sequence ATGACTCAAGACAGCGTGCTCAACCAGCGTTTCGTCCTGGCGTCCCGACCCAAGGGCCGCCCCACGCTAGAGAACTTTCGCATGGAGCGCGAGACCCTGCCGGAGCTGCAGGGCGGCCAGGTGCAACTGCGTACCCTGTACCTGTCGCTGGACCCCTACATGCGGGGGCGCATGAGTGACGCGCCGTCCTATGCCGAACCGGTGCAGATCGGCGCGGTGATGGAGGGCGGCGCAGTCAGTGTCGTGGAGCAATCGCTCAACTCGCACTTCCAGCCCGGTGACCTGGTGGTCGGTCAGACCGGCTGGCAGACCCACAGCGTCAGCGATGGCTCGGCGCTGTTCAAGCTGCCCAAGGACCTGCCGCGTCCTTCCCTGGCGCTGGGCGCCTTGGGCATGCCGGGGATGACCGCCTACATGGGGCTGATGGACATCGGCAAGCCCAAGGCGGGCGAGACCCTGGTGGTCGCCGCCGCATCCGGCGCCGTCGGTTCGGTGGTCGGCCAGGTGGCCAAGCTCAACGGTCTGCGGGCGGTGGGTATCGCCGGCGGCCCGGACAAGTGCCGCTACGTGGTCGAAGAGCTGGGCTTCGACGCCTGCATCGACCATCGCAGCGATGACTTTGCCGCGCAACTGGCCGAGGCCTGCCCGCAGGGCATCGACGTCTACTACGAACTGGTCGGTGGCAAGGTGCTCGAAGCCGTATTGCCGCTGCTCAATGCCCATGCTCGCATTCCGTTGTGCGGGGTGATCGCCCAGTACAACGCCGATGGCGACTTCGAGGGCCCCGACCAGCTGCCGCTGATGATGCGCACCTTGCTGACCAAGCGCGTGCATGTGCAGGGCTTCATCGTCTTCGAGGCCTACGGGCATCGGCGCCAGGAGTTCATCGAAGCCATGACCCCGCTGGTCACCTCCGGCAAGGTCAAGTTCCGCGAAGACGTGGTCCAGGGGCTGGAGGCCGCGCCCGAGGCGCTGATCGGCCTGCTCGAAGGGCGCAACTTCGGCAAGCTGGTGGTCGAGGTTTCCCAGCTGTGA
- the recR gene encoding recombination mediator RecR, whose amino-acid sequence MSFSPLIRQLIDAFRVLPGVGQKTAQRMALQLLERDRSGGSRLALALQQAMDGVGHCQRCRTLTEEELCLQCADPRRDDTLLCVVEGPTDVYAVEQTGYRGRYFVLKGHLSPLDGLGPEAIGIPQLMERIDSQGSFTEVILATNPTVEGEATAHYIAQLLHEKGLTASRIAHGVPLGGELDLVDGGTLAHSFAGRKPITL is encoded by the coding sequence ATGAGCTTCAGCCCCCTGATCCGCCAACTGATCGACGCCTTCCGCGTACTGCCCGGCGTGGGTCAGAAGACCGCCCAGCGCATGGCCTTGCAACTGCTGGAGCGTGACCGCAGCGGTGGCTCGCGCCTGGCCCTGGCGTTGCAGCAGGCCATGGACGGCGTGGGGCATTGCCAGCGTTGCCGTACCCTCACCGAGGAAGAACTGTGCCTGCAGTGCGCCGACCCGCGTCGTGACGACACGCTGCTGTGCGTGGTGGAAGGGCCAACCGACGTGTACGCCGTCGAGCAGACCGGCTACCGGGGGCGCTACTTCGTGCTCAAGGGGCACCTTTCGCCCCTCGATGGCCTGGGGCCGGAGGCCATCGGCATTCCCCAGTTGATGGAGCGCATCGACAGCCAGGGCTCGTTCACCGAGGTGATTCTGGCCACCAACCCGACGGTGGAAGGTGAAGCCACCGCGCATTACATCGCCCAGCTGCTTCACGAGAAAGGTCTGACCGCCTCGCGCATCGCCCATGGCGTGCCGCTGGGTGGCGAGCTGGACCTGGTCGACGGCGGCACTCTGGCCCACTCGTTCGCGGGCCGCAAACCCATCACCCTGTAG
- the hemN gene encoding oxygen-independent coproporphyrinogen III oxidase, whose protein sequence is MLDAIRWDSDLIRRYDLAGPRYTSYPTAVQFNTQVGAFDLLHALRESRKASRPLSLYAHIPFCANICYYCACNKVVTKDRSRAQAYLQRLEHEIKMLACHLAPDQVVEQLHLGGGTPTFLNHGELRQLMAQLRTHFNLLDDDSGDYGIEIDPREADWSSMGLLRELGFNRVSLGVQDLDPAVQRAVNRLQSLEQTRAIVEAARTLQFRSVNIDLIYGLPLQTPEGFARTVEEIIALQPDRLSVFNYAHLPERFMPQRRIDTQALPRPEQKLQMLERTIEQLTGAGYRYIGMDHFALPDDELAIAQEEGTLQRNFQGYTTHGHCDLLGLGVSAISQIGDLYCQNSSDLNDYQSLLGSDQLATKRGLLCNDDDRIRRAVIQQLICHFELDFTRIEQAFGIDFAHYFRDLQAPLHAMASDGLIALDAHGIRVLPAGRLLVRGVCMLFDAYLNPQNSQRFSRVI, encoded by the coding sequence ATGCTCGACGCCATTCGTTGGGATTCTGACCTGATCCGTCGCTACGATCTGGCAGGACCGCGTTACACCTCCTACCCCACCGCCGTGCAGTTCAATACCCAGGTCGGCGCCTTCGACCTGCTGCACGCCCTGCGTGAAAGTCGCAAGGCCTCGCGCCCACTGTCGCTGTACGCGCACATCCCGTTCTGCGCCAACATCTGCTACTACTGCGCGTGCAACAAAGTGGTCACCAAGGACCGCAGCCGCGCTCAGGCCTACCTGCAACGCCTGGAACATGAAATCAAGATGCTGGCCTGCCACCTCGCGCCAGACCAGGTGGTAGAGCAACTGCATCTGGGCGGCGGCACGCCGACCTTCCTCAATCATGGCGAGCTGCGTCAACTGATGGCCCAGCTGCGTACGCACTTCAATCTGCTGGACGACGACTCCGGCGACTACGGCATCGAGATCGACCCGCGCGAGGCCGACTGGTCGTCCATGGGCCTGCTCCGCGAACTGGGCTTCAACCGGGTCAGCCTCGGCGTGCAGGATCTCGATCCGGCGGTGCAGCGTGCGGTCAACCGCCTGCAGAGCCTGGAGCAGACCCGCGCTATCGTCGAAGCGGCGCGTACCCTGCAGTTCCGCTCGGTGAACATCGACCTGATCTACGGCCTGCCGTTGCAAACCCCCGAGGGCTTCGCCCGCACGGTGGAGGAAATCATCGCCCTGCAGCCCGACCGTCTGTCGGTGTTCAACTATGCGCACCTGCCCGAACGCTTCATGCCGCAGCGGCGCATCGACACCCAGGCCTTGCCGCGCCCGGAGCAGAAACTGCAGATGCTCGAACGCACCATCGAGCAACTGACCGGCGCCGGCTACCGCTACATCGGCATGGACCACTTCGCCCTGCCCGACGACGAACTGGCCATTGCCCAGGAAGAAGGCACGCTGCAACGCAACTTCCAGGGCTACACCACGCATGGGCATTGCGACCTGCTCGGGCTGGGGGTCTCGGCAATCAGCCAGATCGGCGACCTGTACTGCCAGAACAGCAGCGATCTCAACGACTATCAGAGCCTGCTGGGCAGCGACCAGCTGGCCACCAAGCGCGGCCTGCTGTGCAATGACGACGACCGTATCCGCCGGGCAGTCATCCAGCAGCTGATCTGCCATTTCGAGCTGGATTTCACCCGCATCGAGCAGGCGTTCGGCATCGACTTCGCGCATTACTTCCGGGACCTCCAAGCGCCCCTGCACGCCATGGCCAGTGATGGCCTGATCGCCCTGGACGCGCATGGGATCCGCGTGCTGCCCGCCGGGCGCCTGCTGGTGCGCGGGGTGTGCATGCTGTTCGACGCCTACCTCAACCCGCAGAACAGCCAACGCTTTTCACGAGTCATATGA
- a CDS encoding sulfite exporter TauE/SafE family protein has translation MTELLGLLGTALLFGVLGGGHCIGMCGGLMGALTLAVPERQRRWRLLLAYNLGRVASYAVAGLLTGLLGHAVANGPGALILRVIAALLLIAMGLYLAGWWQGLTYIERLGRGLWRHLQPVARRLLPMNSVPRAALVGALWGWLPCGLVYSVLLWAALQGNALTSATLMLAFGLGTWPVLLAAGLAAERTRALLRRRGLRTVGGLLVIAFGLWSLPGPHQRLLMGH, from the coding sequence ATGACTGAGCTGCTCGGCCTGCTCGGCACGGCGCTGCTGTTCGGCGTGCTCGGCGGCGGCCACTGCATCGGCATGTGCGGCGGGCTGATGGGCGCCCTGACCCTGGCGGTCCCTGAGCGCCAGCGCCGCTGGCGCCTGCTGCTGGCCTACAACCTCGGGCGGGTTGCCAGCTACGCGGTGGCCGGGCTGCTCACCGGCCTGCTCGGCCACGCCGTGGCCAACGGGCCGGGTGCCCTGATACTGCGGGTCATCGCTGCGCTGCTGTTGATCGCCATGGGCCTGTACCTGGCCGGCTGGTGGCAAGGGCTGACTTACATCGAACGCCTCGGCCGTGGCCTGTGGCGCCACCTGCAACCTGTGGCCCGCCGCCTGCTGCCGATGAACAGCGTGCCCCGCGCGGCCCTGGTCGGTGCCCTGTGGGGCTGGCTGCCATGCGGGCTGGTGTACAGCGTGCTGCTGTGGGCAGCCTTGCAGGGCAATGCGCTGACCAGCGCGACGCTGATGCTGGCCTTCGGCCTGGGCACCTGGCCGGTTCTGCTCGCCGCCGGCCTGGCCGCCGAACGTACCCGGGCCCTGCTGCGCCGTCGCGGGCTGCGTACTGTCGGGGGCCTGCTGGTCATCGCCTTCGGCCTCTGGAGCCTGCCGGGTCCGCACCAGCGCCTGTTGATGGGTCACTGA
- the ccoS gene encoding cbb3-type cytochrome oxidase assembly protein CcoS, with protein MPALYIMIPAALLLVGVAIRVFFWAVDSGQYDDLDSPAHSILFDDEDPAHKAAAQSRERHD; from the coding sequence ATGCCTGCGCTCTACATCATGATCCCCGCCGCCCTGCTGCTGGTCGGCGTCGCCATCCGGGTGTTCTTCTGGGCCGTGGACAGCGGCCAGTACGACGACCTGGACAGCCCGGCACACAGCATCCTGTTCGACGACGAAGACCCGGCCCACAAGGCTGCGGCGCAGTCGCGTGAGCGGCATGACTGA
- a CDS encoding heavy metal translocating P-type ATPase, with amino-acid sequence MHPATCYHCALPVPPGSPFIAQVLGEPRAFCCPGCQAVAEAIVSGGLDAYYRHRSTAAGNPQELPTPPPDELRLYDRPDVRQGFGREDGQACEATLLVEGITCAACGWLIERYLLAVPGVSEARLNLTSHRLQLRWDTAQRPLSELLQGLRELGYLAHPWQPDQASERLAADNRQALRRLGVAGLLWFQAMMATMATWPEFNIDLSPEMHSILRWAAMFLTTPIVFYSCAALFKGAARDLRNRQLSMDVSVSLAIGTAYGAGVWSAISGQGELYFDAVGMFALFLLSGRYLERRARQRTAAATTQLVRLLPPSCLRLDAQGQQQRVLLSELRLGDRVLVLPGALVPADGRIVEGLSSLDESLLTGEYLPQPRQPGDRVTAGTLNVDSPLSVEVQALGQDTRLSAIVRLLERAQTDKPRLARLADRAAQWFLLGSLLACVAVGALWWQLDPSRAFWIVLAMLIATCPCALSLATPTALTAATGSLHRLGLLLTRGHVLEALEQVDTVVFDKTGTLTEGRLQLRRVLPLAELDGETCLSLAAALENRTQHPIARAFGPSTQVAEALQVHAGLGLQGVVDGQCLRIGQPAFVCALSGTTPLTVPEDSGQWLLLGNQQGALAWLVLDDRLRDDAPDLLQACRARGWRTLLLSGDSSPMVTQVAAQLGIDDARGGLRPDDKLQVLHGLHREGRKVLMLGDGINDVPVLAAADISVAMGSATDLAKTSADAVLLCNRLGTLVQAFELARRTRRVIRQNLLWAGLYNGLVLPFAALGWVTPMWAAIGMSLSSLIVVLNALRLSRVTPPLPMTPESACLRSTS; translated from the coding sequence GTGCATCCAGCGACCTGCTATCACTGCGCCCTGCCCGTTCCACCCGGCAGCCCCTTCATCGCCCAAGTGCTGGGCGAACCCCGCGCCTTCTGCTGCCCCGGTTGCCAGGCGGTGGCCGAAGCCATCGTCAGCGGTGGACTGGACGCTTACTACCGGCATCGCAGCACGGCGGCCGGCAACCCTCAGGAACTGCCGACACCGCCGCCCGATGAGCTGCGCCTGTACGACCGACCCGACGTGCGACAGGGCTTCGGGCGCGAAGACGGTCAGGCCTGCGAAGCGACGCTGCTGGTTGAAGGCATCACGTGCGCCGCCTGTGGCTGGCTGATCGAGCGCTACCTGCTGGCGGTACCGGGGGTCAGCGAGGCCCGCCTGAACCTCACCAGCCACCGCCTGCAGCTGCGCTGGGACACCGCGCAGCGCCCGCTGAGCGAGCTGCTGCAGGGGCTGCGCGAACTCGGCTACCTGGCCCACCCCTGGCAGCCCGACCAGGCCAGCGAGCGCCTGGCCGCAGACAACCGCCAGGCATTGCGCCGCCTGGGGGTGGCCGGGCTGCTGTGGTTCCAGGCGATGATGGCGACCATGGCCACCTGGCCGGAATTCAACATCGACCTCAGCCCCGAGATGCACAGCATCCTGCGCTGGGCGGCGATGTTCCTCACCACACCGATCGTCTTCTACAGCTGCGCAGCGCTGTTCAAGGGCGCGGCCCGCGACCTGCGCAACCGCCAGCTGAGCATGGACGTCTCGGTGTCGCTGGCCATCGGCACCGCCTATGGCGCCGGGGTGTGGAGCGCAATCAGCGGCCAGGGCGAGCTGTATTTCGATGCGGTGGGCATGTTCGCTCTGTTCCTGCTCAGTGGCCGCTACCTGGAACGCCGCGCCCGACAACGCACCGCTGCAGCCACCACGCAGCTGGTGCGACTGCTGCCGCCGTCCTGCCTGCGCCTGGACGCCCAGGGCCAACAGCAACGCGTGCTACTCAGCGAACTGCGCCTGGGCGACCGGGTGCTGGTGCTGCCCGGTGCGCTGGTGCCGGCCGACGGGCGTATCGTCGAGGGGTTGTCCAGCCTCGACGAATCACTGCTTACCGGCGAATACCTGCCGCAGCCACGCCAGCCGGGTGACCGGGTCACCGCCGGCACCCTGAACGTCGACAGTCCGCTCAGCGTGGAGGTCCAGGCCCTGGGCCAGGACACGCGGCTGTCGGCCATCGTGCGCCTGCTCGAACGCGCACAGACCGACAAGCCGCGCCTGGCGCGCCTGGCCGACCGTGCGGCACAGTGGTTCCTGCTGGGCTCGCTGCTGGCCTGCGTGGCAGTCGGTGCCCTGTGGTGGCAACTGGATCCCTCGCGGGCCTTCTGGATCGTCCTGGCCATGCTCATCGCCACCTGCCCCTGCGCCCTGTCGCTGGCCACTCCGACGGCGCTGACCGCCGCCACCGGCAGCCTGCATCGCCTGGGCCTGCTGCTGACCCGCGGGCACGTGCTCGAAGCCTTGGAGCAGGTCGACACGGTGGTGTTCGACAAGACCGGCACCCTCACCGAAGGTCGCCTGCAATTGCGCCGGGTGCTGCCCCTGGCGGAGCTGGACGGCGAAACCTGCCTGAGCCTCGCTGCCGCGTTGGAAAACCGCACGCAACACCCGATCGCCCGCGCCTTCGGCCCCAGCACGCAGGTGGCCGAAGCCCTGCAGGTGCATGCCGGCCTGGGTCTGCAGGGCGTGGTAGACGGGCAGTGCCTGCGCATCGGCCAGCCGGCGTTCGTCTGTGCCCTGAGCGGTACGACGCCGCTGACGGTGCCCGAAGATTCCGGCCAGTGGCTGCTGCTGGGTAACCAGCAGGGGGCGCTGGCCTGGCTGGTGCTGGACGACCGCCTGCGCGACGACGCCCCTGATCTGCTCCAGGCCTGCCGCGCACGCGGCTGGCGGACCCTGCTGCTGTCCGGCGACAGCTCACCGATGGTCACCCAGGTGGCGGCGCAGCTGGGTATCGACGACGCGCGTGGCGGCCTGCGCCCCGACGACAAGCTGCAGGTCCTGCACGGCCTGCACCGCGAGGGACGCAAGGTGCTGATGCTCGGTGACGGCATCAATGACGTGCCGGTGCTGGCTGCCGCCGACATCAGCGTGGCCATGGGTTCGGCCACCGACCTGGCCAAGACCAGCGCCGACGCCGTGCTGCTGTGCAACCGCCTGGGCACTCTGGTGCAGGCCTTCGAGCTGGCACGCCGCACACGCCGGGTGATCCGCCAGAACCTGCTGTGGGCCGGGCTGTACAATGGCCTGGTGTTGCCGTTCGCCGCCCTCGGCTGGGTGACGCCGATGTGGGCGGCCATCGGCATGTCGCTCAGTTCGCTGATCGTAGTGCTCAATGCCCTGCGCCTGAGCCGTGTCACACCCCCTCTGCCGATGACCCCGGAGTCCGCATGCCTGCGCTCTACATCATGA